GGTTCGACCAGCATCACCACGCCCCCTTCCGCCAGCCGCGTCCGGCAGTGGGAGAGCACCCCGACCGGGTCGCCCATGTCGTGCAGGCAGTCGAAGAAGGTGATCAGGTCGTACGGGCCGCCGCCGAAGTCAGCTGCCCCGGCCACTTCGAAGTCGGTCCGTTTGGCCAGGCCGTCCCCCTTCGCCAGATCGCTGGCCTTCTCGATCGAGGGCGGGTGGGAGTCGAAGCCGGTGAACTGGGAGGCGGGAAAGGCCTGCGCCATCAGCATCGTGGAGTAGCCGAACCCGCAGCCGATGTCGGCGACGCTGGCCCCGGTGCGCAAACGCTCCACCGTGCCGTCCAGGGCCGGCAGCCATTCCTGCACCAGGTGCGCCGCGTAGCCGGGCCGGAAGAATCGGGCGGTGCCGGCGAACAGGTCCGGTTGGTGCTGCTCCCAGCCGACGCCGCCGCCCTCGACGAAGGCACGCTCCAGCTTCTCGCGGGTCTCGTGCTGAGCTGCCGCCATGAATGACTGGAAGCCACCGAGCATGAAGAAGGGGCTGTCTTCGTCGCAGAAGGCTGCCACCTGCTCCGGGGTGAGCCGGAATCGCCCGTCCTGTTCGAGGGCGACGTAGCCGCTGGCTGCCATCGCAGCCAGCCACTCGCGCACGTTGCGCTCCTGCGTGCCGGTCTTCCCGGCCAGCTCCGTGGTGGTGAGGGGTTTTCCGTCGGCCATTGCCCGGAAGAGCCCAAGGTGGTCCCCGATGGCGAGCAGCGGCGCGATAGTCACCGCGCCCAGGTCGATGATGACCCGGCCGAGCAGGCTCTCCAGCGCGTTCTCGTCGAGCGTCATATCCCGGACGACGTCCAGGTTGACGAAGCGCGGCGCCCCGATGCATGCCTCCTGCATCTCCTCGGCGAGGTGCCGGGTCTCGGGCAGGTCGCTGTTCTTCATCGCCTCCTCATAGGAGGCAAACTCCACAATCTGCATGTAGTGCGAGGGCTTCTCGCGGTCCTTGCCGATCGTGGCGTGGTGGGCGGTCCGCTTGCCCTGGGTGATCCGCAGCCACTCGTC
This portion of the Catenulispora sp. GP43 genome encodes:
- a CDS encoding methyltransferase domain-containing protein → MTLDENALESLLGRVIIDLGAVTIAPLLAIGDHLGLFRAMADGKPLTTTELAGKTGTQERNVREWLAAMAASGYVALEQDGRFRLTPEQVAAFCDEDSPFFMLGGFQSFMAAAQHETREKLERAFVEGGGVGWEQHQPDLFAGTARFFRPGYAAHLVQEWLPALDGTVERLRTGASVADIGCGFGYSTMLMAQAFPASQFTGFDSHPPSIEKASDLAKGDGLAKRTDFEVAGAADFGGGPYDLITFFDCLHDMGDPVGVLSHCRTRLAEGGVVMLVEPHAEDSLADNLNPLGRAFYGASSLICVPASQAQPVGRALGAGAGEARTREVAVEAGYKHFRRAIETPFNLIYELRS